A stretch of the bacterium SCSIO 12827 genome encodes the following:
- a CDS encoding tetratricopeptide repeat protein: MKKQKRRANPGASKKRKRASPPAPTAKPRPQPQPAPAAPGLAGFAPPAIDALLDTGRRALAQGDWRAALAAGRDALMAAPDDADALNITGVAAFHLGDRAEALTLFDTALAFHPGHGEALMNRGNVLSDMGQWGAAEAAYRTVLRTDQNHTGARFNLGVLLEVSGKFTEAEAAFRHILAHQPDHAEALFHLGNILKALNRLSDALAQYDAALKAQPGHAGAATNRGAVLQETGKPLEARAAYAQALAAEPNNPDARYNLGTLLQETGHPEEAITEYEAVLIREPGHAGAQVNIAYALRELGRLEDAHEASRKAIALAPDYDKARVNLGDLLLEMRRPEDAVTETAAFLASHPGNTSALAFQAIALNEAGDRAGAARLLDFERLLRPIEISPPEGFASVADFNAALARHLRAHPSLAYAPASHATRRGRHSGELTIGDKGPVAGLEQTILRAVEAYRRALPPEPDHPFLAQRPDKLALSIWGVVMEDRGHQIAHIHPAAWLSGVFYPEIPDVVRNDDPDHQGWIEFGRPPADFHATREPITTRVCPREGLMLLFPSYLYHETVPFHAPVERLSVAFDVMAGD, from the coding sequence AGCAGAAGCGGCGGGCCAATCCGGGGGCATCGAAAAAACGCAAGCGCGCGTCCCCGCCCGCGCCCACGGCAAAACCCCGCCCGCAGCCGCAACCGGCCCCGGCCGCGCCGGGACTTGCCGGCTTCGCCCCGCCGGCCATTGATGCCTTGCTCGACACGGGCCGCAGGGCGCTGGCCCAAGGCGACTGGCGGGCGGCATTGGCCGCCGGGCGCGACGCGTTGATGGCCGCACCGGACGACGCGGACGCCCTCAACATCACCGGCGTCGCCGCCTTTCACCTGGGTGACCGGGCCGAGGCCTTGACCCTGTTCGACACAGCCCTGGCCTTTCATCCCGGCCACGGCGAGGCGTTGATGAATCGAGGGAACGTACTGTCCGACATGGGCCAGTGGGGTGCCGCAGAGGCTGCCTATCGTACTGTCCTGAGGACCGACCAAAACCATACGGGCGCGCGCTTCAACCTGGGCGTTCTGTTGGAGGTGTCGGGCAAGTTCACGGAGGCCGAAGCCGCCTTCCGCCACATTCTGGCCCATCAACCCGATCATGCGGAGGCGCTGTTCCACCTGGGTAATATTCTGAAGGCCCTGAACCGCCTGTCCGATGCCCTTGCCCAGTATGACGCGGCCCTCAAGGCCCAGCCGGGCCACGCCGGCGCGGCGACCAACCGGGGGGCCGTGCTGCAGGAAACGGGCAAGCCTTTGGAGGCCCGCGCCGCCTATGCCCAGGCCTTGGCGGCGGAACCGAACAACCCCGATGCACGCTACAACCTGGGCACCCTGTTGCAGGAGACGGGCCATCCGGAAGAAGCCATCACCGAGTACGAGGCCGTGCTGATCCGAGAACCCGGCCATGCGGGCGCCCAAGTCAACATCGCCTATGCGCTGCGCGAACTGGGACGACTGGAGGACGCCCACGAAGCCTCGCGAAAAGCCATCGCCCTCGCCCCCGATTACGATAAAGCCCGGGTCAACCTGGGCGATCTTTTGCTGGAGATGCGCCGGCCCGAGGATGCCGTCACTGAGACGGCGGCCTTTCTCGCCAGTCATCCGGGCAATACCTCGGCCCTGGCATTCCAGGCCATTGCCCTGAACGAGGCCGGCGACCGGGCCGGCGCGGCACGGCTGTTGGATTTTGAACGATTGCTGAGGCCGATTGAGATTTCGCCGCCCGAGGGCTTTGCCAGCGTCGCCGATTTCAACGCCGCCTTGGCTCGCCATCTGCGCGCCCATCCGTCCCTCGCCTATGCGCCCGCCAGTCACGCCACACGCCGGGGACGCCATTCAGGGGAACTGACGATCGGCGACAAGGGTCCCGTGGCCGGGCTTGAACAAACCATTCTGAGGGCGGTTGAGGCCTATCGCAGGGCCCTGCCGCCGGAACCCGATCATCCATTCCTGGCGCAGCGGCCGGACAAGCTGGCGCTGTCGATCTGGGGCGTGGTGATGGAAGATCGGGGCCATCAGATCGCCCATATCCACCCGGCGGCCTGGCTGTCGGGCGTTTTTTATCCGGAAATTCCGGATGTCGTGCGTAACGATGATCCGGATCATCAGGGCTGGATCGAATTCGGCCGGCCGCCTGCTGATTTCCACGCGACGCGGGAACCGATCACGACGCGGGTCTGCCCCCGGGAGGGGCTGATGCTGCTGTTTCCCAGTTATCTGTACCACGAGACAGTGCCGTTCCATGCGCCCGTGGAACGGCTCTCCGTCGCCTTTGATGTGATGGCCGGGGATTAA
- a CDS encoding recombinase family protein has translation MHPIVLYTRVSTDRQGKSGLGLEAQRTVCRQFALQNGYEIVQEHSEVETGKGADAIDRRPRLAAALSDAKKRKCPVLVAKLDRLSRDVHFISGLVARNVRFIVAELGPEVEPFMLHIYAALAEKERNLIAERTKAALQAKRAAGASLGNRTNLAEAQSKGLRERLRRADQFAANVLPVIRDIQATGAVTYTAIADALNMRGIATARGGEWYPSTVRKLMMRSVQEV, from the coding sequence ATGCATCCCATCGTTCTCTATACCCGTGTATCCACCGACCGGCAGGGCAAAAGCGGCCTCGGGCTGGAAGCGCAACGCACCGTATGCCGTCAATTCGCCCTACAGAACGGATACGAGATCGTACAAGAGCATTCCGAGGTCGAGACGGGTAAGGGGGCCGACGCTATCGACAGGCGCCCACGCCTCGCTGCGGCTCTATCCGACGCTAAGAAGCGGAAATGCCCCGTGCTGGTCGCGAAGCTGGATCGTCTCAGTCGCGACGTGCATTTCATCTCAGGCTTAGTCGCTCGGAACGTCCGCTTCATCGTGGCGGAACTCGGCCCAGAGGTTGAGCCGTTCATGCTCCATATCTACGCCGCCCTGGCGGAGAAGGAGCGGAACCTCATCGCCGAACGGACAAAAGCCGCGTTGCAAGCCAAGCGGGCGGCGGGGGCGAGCCTCGGCAATCGGACGAACCTGGCCGAAGCGCAGTCCAAGGGCCTCAGGGAGCGCCTTCGTCGTGCCGATCAATTCGCCGCCAACGTGCTTCCCGTCATTCGCGACATCCAAGCCACGGGTGCCGTCACCTACACAGCGATAGCCGACGCCCTCAACATGCGTGGCATTGCGACGGCACGGGGCGGGGAGTGGTATCCAAGTACAGTTAGAAAATTGATGATGCGGAGCGTCCAGGAGGTTTGA
- a CDS encoding rhodanese-like domain-containing protein, with amino-acid sequence MKHLLIALVCLFTLAVSAPPQAAADDDALEVKINARMPSVTVPTADGPVKIMRNQDTNNTIDPAYAKTSRKCPPFCIQPMQVAPGVTTVGEVELLEFAKAGGKMIDGRTVEWHVKGTIPGAINMPYTQMAERLDEIGCTRGADKKWDCAKAEKVLLFCNGPWCGQSPMAIKAMLREGYPADKILYYRGGMQAWHVLGLTVVEGNF; translated from the coding sequence ATGAAACATCTCCTGATCGCCCTGGTCTGTCTGTTCACCCTTGCCGTCTCGGCGCCCCCGCAGGCGGCCGCCGATGACGACGCCCTGGAGGTCAAGATCAACGCCCGCATGCCCAGCGTCACCGTGCCCACCGCCGACGGCCCGGTGAAGATCATGCGCAACCAGGACACCAACAACACGATCGACCCGGCCTATGCCAAGACGTCGCGCAAATGTCCGCCGTTCTGCATTCAGCCCATGCAGGTGGCGCCCGGCGTGACCACGGTCGGCGAGGTCGAACTTTTGGAATTCGCCAAGGCGGGCGGCAAGATGATCGACGGCCGCACGGTCGAATGGCACGTCAAGGGCACAATTCCGGGGGCCATCAACATGCCCTACACGCAAATGGCGGAACGCCTCGATGAAATCGGCTGCACCCGCGGCGCCGACAAGAAATGGGACTGCGCCAAGGCGGAAAAGGTTCTCTTGTTCTGCAACGGCCCGTGGTGCGGACAGTCCCCCATGGCGATCAAGGCGATGCTGCGCGAGGGCTATCCGGCGGACAAGATCCTCTACTACCGGGGCGGCATGCAGGCTTGGCACGTTCTTGGCCTGACCGTGGTCGAGGGTAATTTCTAG
- a CDS encoding site-specific integrase: MKENAMTTGHHFGPFLVSPQKRNGKLNGQWVVTIPKSITGDQRARKFFKNRKLADEYAKRMERRYRRGELSQPEPSPKVRLTFRQAVEDWKTLQRLRVSTSKKREISLKTDGYRLRAVLAFLGDDELAKITETRLVEFQDYRCQQGRTPATINSDMKTVVQILNWAKRNGHIAIVPRVERIPEEPSNAVIPTPAEVVQIISNLPERLRPLVTFIAETGCRSGEAFNLTWDRISISDGYADFKPKDGWTPKTRASIRRVPLSRKLIGILRHLPKDGDYVFRGKVPDRPITNIKKAFDKAVKKANIKRDGKPVHVTPHTLRKAYATWQAINGKVPQRVLKSLLGHSPTSQVTDSYYVIPQEDAIKSAVFELPFQALEGGNEGSGNGNKVATG; this comes from the coding sequence ATGAAGGAGAACGCCATGACAACAGGACACCATTTCGGACCGTTCCTGGTCAGCCCGCAAAAACGAAACGGGAAGCTCAATGGTCAGTGGGTCGTCACCATCCCAAAGTCGATCACCGGCGACCAACGCGCCCGCAAGTTCTTCAAGAACCGGAAGCTTGCGGACGAATACGCCAAGCGGATGGAACGACGATACCGGCGCGGAGAGCTTTCCCAACCGGAACCATCGCCAAAGGTCAGGCTAACGTTTCGGCAAGCCGTGGAGGATTGGAAGACCTTGCAACGCTTGAGGGTCAGCACGAGCAAGAAGCGGGAGATATCCCTTAAAACGGATGGATACCGTCTGAGAGCCGTACTGGCATTTCTTGGGGATGATGAACTGGCAAAGATCACCGAAACCCGCCTTGTGGAGTTTCAGGACTATCGCTGCCAGCAGGGCAGAACGCCCGCGACGATCAACAGCGACATGAAGACCGTTGTGCAAATCCTCAATTGGGCTAAGCGCAATGGACATATTGCAATCGTCCCCCGCGTTGAGCGGATACCGGAAGAACCGTCGAATGCCGTCATTCCGACGCCGGCAGAAGTCGTACAGATCATCTCTAATCTTCCCGAAAGGCTCAGGCCGTTGGTCACGTTCATCGCGGAAACCGGATGCAGGTCAGGAGAGGCCTTCAACCTCACCTGGGATCGCATCTCGATTTCCGATGGATACGCCGACTTCAAACCGAAAGATGGATGGACGCCTAAGACCAGGGCATCGATCCGTCGGGTGCCTTTGTCCCGAAAACTGATCGGTATTTTGCGGCACTTGCCGAAAGATGGCGATTACGTGTTTCGGGGAAAGGTTCCCGACAGGCCGATCACGAACATCAAGAAAGCGTTCGACAAGGCCGTGAAGAAAGCGAACATCAAGCGAGATGGAAAGCCCGTCCACGTCACCCCGCATACGCTTAGAAAGGCCTATGCGACGTGGCAGGCGATTAACGGCAAGGTTCCCCAGCGGGTCTTGAAATCACTTCTCGGCCATTCGCCCACTTCCCAAGTGACTGACAGCTACTATGTCATCCCCCAGGAAGACGCGATCAAATCAGCCGTGTTCGAACTGCCATTCCAAGCCCTGGAAGGAGGAAACGAAGGCTCGGGGAATGGCAACAAGGTGGCAACAGGCTAG
- the polA gene encoding DNA polymerase I, giving the protein MTDQREHVFLVDGSGFIFRAYHALPPMTAPDGTPTNAVFGFTKMLMKLVEDTEADFVAVIFDRARKTFRNDIYPEYKAHRPPAPDDLIPQFDLVRKATEALNVPAIDMDGFEADDLIATYARQARERGAEVTIVSSDKDLMQLVDDSVVLFDAMKNREIGPEQVMEKFGVAPDKVIDVQALAGDSSDNVPGVAGIGVKTAAQLIGEYGDLDTLLARAEEIKQPKRRQSLLEQADMARISRDLVTLRDDVPTTRTIDEMRKKTPDAETLLAFLRDLGFKSLATTVESRLGMPANGGNGAATQSSAVLAPQYDLVQTLDQLQPWIKAAYATGVVAVDTETDALDAMGAGLVGVSLSTEAGRACYIPLAHVSSVPQGQLDLGDGDGDGGGESAPEQIPLDDALAALKPMLEDPSILKVGQNIKYDIQVLGRYDVEVAPVDDTMLLSYVLDGGLHGHGMDDLARDFLDYDTIKFKDVAGTGKAQVSFDRVPLDKALDYAAEDADITLRLHGVFKPRLVAEHMVTVYETLERPLVPVLRDMERRGIKVDAGVLRDLSADFAARMDNLEGEIHKLAGHEFNIGSPKQLGEILFDEMSLDGGKKTKTGAYATGAEVLEELAAQGHDLPQKVLDWRQLSKLKSTYTDTLVGQINPKTGRVHTNYAQAVAATGRLSSSDPNLQNIPIRSEEGRKIRTAFVADKGYTLMSADYSQIELRLLAHVAGIDVLKQAFHDGIDIHALTASQVFGIPVEGMDPMVRRRAKAINFGIIYGISAFGLARQLGISRGEAGEYINAYFEQYPGIKAYMERTKEQAKKQGFVETTFGRKCHVRGINDRNPNMRGFAERAAINAPIQGGAADIIKRAMIRVPDALEAAGLGARMLLQVHDELIFEVPDAEIEATRDVVRKVMSGAAHLSVPLDVDIGTGANWDEAH; this is encoded by the coding sequence ATGACCGATCAACGCGAACATGTCTTTCTGGTCGACGGCTCGGGCTTCATCTTCCGCGCCTATCACGCGCTGCCGCCGATGACGGCGCCCGACGGCACGCCGACCAACGCGGTGTTCGGGTTCACCAAGATGCTGATGAAGCTGGTCGAGGATACGGAAGCCGATTTCGTCGCCGTCATCTTCGACCGCGCGCGCAAGACCTTCCGCAACGACATCTATCCCGAATACAAAGCCCACCGCCCGCCCGCACCCGACGACCTGATTCCGCAGTTCGACCTAGTCCGCAAGGCGACCGAAGCGCTCAACGTGCCGGCAATCGACATGGACGGGTTCGAAGCCGACGACCTGATCGCAACCTACGCCCGCCAAGCCCGCGAACGGGGAGCAGAGGTGACAATCGTGTCTTCGGACAAGGATCTGATGCAGCTGGTCGATGACAGCGTGGTCCTGTTCGATGCCATGAAGAACCGTGAGATCGGCCCTGAGCAGGTTATGGAAAAATTCGGCGTCGCGCCGGACAAGGTGATCGACGTGCAGGCCCTGGCCGGCGATTCGTCGGACAACGTGCCGGGTGTGGCCGGTATCGGTGTGAAAACGGCGGCGCAGTTGATCGGCGAATACGGTGACCTCGACACCCTGCTGGCCCGCGCGGAAGAAATCAAACAGCCCAAGCGGCGCCAATCCCTGCTGGAACAGGCCGACATGGCGCGCATTTCGCGTGATCTGGTGACGCTCAGGGACGACGTGCCCACAACGCGGACCATCGACGAGATGCGCAAGAAGACGCCGGATGCGGAAACGCTATTGGCCTTCCTGCGCGACCTCGGCTTCAAGTCCTTGGCGACCACGGTGGAAAGCCGCCTGGGCATGCCCGCGAATGGCGGCAACGGCGCGGCAACGCAATCGTCCGCCGTGCTCGCCCCGCAATACGACCTCGTGCAGACGCTCGACCAGCTTCAACCCTGGATCAAGGCCGCCTACGCCACCGGCGTCGTCGCCGTGGATACGGAAACGGACGCGCTGGACGCCATGGGGGCGGGTCTGGTCGGCGTGTCGCTTTCGACCGAGGCGGGCCGTGCATGCTATATCCCGCTGGCCCATGTGTCGTCCGTGCCCCAGGGTCAGCTGGATCTTGGGGATGGGGATGGAGACGGCGGCGGCGAAAGCGCGCCCGAGCAGATCCCCCTTGATGACGCCCTGGCCGCCCTCAAGCCGATGCTTGAGGATCCGTCAATCCTGAAGGTCGGCCAGAACATCAAGTACGACATCCAGGTGCTCGGCCGCTACGACGTCGAGGTCGCACCCGTGGACGACACCATGCTGCTGTCCTATGTGCTGGACGGCGGTCTGCACGGCCACGGCATGGACGACCTGGCCCGCGATTTCCTTGATTACGACACGATCAAGTTCAAGGATGTCGCCGGCACCGGCAAGGCCCAGGTGTCGTTCGACCGGGTGCCGCTGGACAAGGCGCTTGATTACGCCGCCGAGGACGCGGATATCACGCTGCGTCTGCATGGCGTGTTCAAGCCGCGTCTGGTGGCCGAACACATGGTCACCGTTTATGAGACCCTGGAACGGCCCCTGGTCCCGGTGCTGCGTGACATGGAACGGCGCGGCATCAAGGTTGATGCCGGCGTCCTCAGGGACCTAAGCGCCGATTTCGCCGCCCGCATGGACAATCTGGAGGGCGAGATTCACAAACTCGCCGGCCATGAATTCAACATCGGATCGCCCAAACAACTGGGCGAAATTCTGTTCGACGAGATGAGCCTGGACGGCGGCAAGAAAACCAAGACCGGCGCCTATGCCACGGGGGCAGAGGTGCTCGAAGAGCTGGCCGCCCAGGGCCATGACCTGCCGCAGAAGGTTTTGGATTGGCGGCAACTGTCGAAGCTGAAAAGCACCTATACGGACACCTTGGTCGGCCAGATCAATCCCAAGACAGGGCGGGTCCATACGAACTATGCCCAGGCCGTCGCGGCAACCGGGCGGCTGTCGTCGTCGGACCCCAACCTGCAGAACATTCCGATCCGCTCCGAGGAAGGGCGCAAGATCCGCACCGCCTTCGTCGCCGACAAGGGATATACCCTGATGTCGGCGGATTATTCGCAGATCGAACTGCGCCTGCTGGCCCATGTGGCGGGGATCGACGTTCTCAAGCAGGCGTTCCACGACGGCATCGACATTCACGCCCTGACGGCCAGTCAGGTATTCGGCATTCCGGTCGAGGGCATGGACCCCATGGTCCGGCGCCGCGCCAAGGCCATCAACTTCGGCATCATCTACGGTATTTCCGCCTTCGGCCTAGCGCGCCAGCTGGGCATTTCCCGCGGTGAGGCGGGTGAGTACATCAATGCCTATTTCGAACAGTATCCGGGCATCAAGGCCTATATGGAGCGAACCAAGGAACAGGCCAAGAAGCAGGGCTTCGTGGAAACCACATTCGGGCGCAAATGCCATGTCCGCGGCATCAACGACCGCAACCCCAACATGCGGGGGTTTGCCGAGCGCGCCGCCATCAACGCGCCGATCCAAGGCGGCGCCGCCGATATCATCAAGCGCGCCATGATCCGCGTGCCGGATGCTCTCGAGGCGGCGGGCCTGGGTGCCCGCATGCTGCTGCAGGTCCATGATGAATTGATCTTCGAGGTTCCCGACGCCGAGATCGAGGCGACCCGTGACGTGGTCCGCAAGGTCATGTCCGGCGCGGCGCATCTCAGCGTGCCGCTCGACGTCGACATCGGCACCGGCGCCAATTGGGACGAGGCGCATTAG
- a CDS encoding lysophospholipase → MTRGLLRRLAALAICGLLAACAVPLTYPAGPAATTPHFLMDWFVARDGIRMTVRSWRPKGPARAIVVALHGFNDYSNFFAAPGAWLAGRGIASYAYDQRGFGDGIGIGLWAGADAYARDLADFTALVRRTHPGVPVYVLGDSMGGAVALVAGAGPAETRPDADGMILAAPAVWGRAAMAWYERGALWLTAHTIPTFRLTAQGLNIQPSDNIDMLRALGRDWRVIKRTRVETIYGLVELMDRALAAAPQFSEKALILYGAKDDIIPGRPTFEMVRRLPAAAKDRQTFALYDGGYHMLLRDLNAETVWRDIRAWIENAQAPPPSGADGRAARALKTSP, encoded by the coding sequence ATGACCCGGGGCCTCCTGCGGCGGCTCGCCGCCCTGGCGATCTGCGGGCTGCTCGCGGCCTGCGCTGTGCCGCTGACCTATCCGGCGGGACCGGCGGCGACCACGCCCCACTTCCTGATGGACTGGTTCGTCGCCCGCGACGGCATCCGCATGACCGTGCGGTCATGGCGGCCCAAGGGGCCGGCCAGGGCCATCGTCGTTGCCCTTCATGGGTTCAACGACTATTCCAACTTTTTCGCGGCCCCGGGGGCTTGGCTGGCGGGCCGGGGCATTGCGTCTTACGCGTACGATCAGCGCGGCTTTGGCGACGGTATCGGCATCGGCCTGTGGGCCGGGGCAGATGCTTATGCCCGCGACCTCGCCGATTTCACGGCCCTCGTGCGCCGCACCCATCCGGGGGTTCCGGTCTATGTGCTGGGCGACAGCATGGGCGGCGCCGTCGCCCTGGTTGCTGGGGCGGGCCCGGCGGAAACCCGGCCCGATGCCGACGGCATGATCCTGGCCGCCCCCGCCGTTTGGGGCCGTGCCGCCATGGCGTGGTACGAGCGGGGCGCGCTGTGGCTCACGGCCCATACCATCCCGACTTTCCGCCTGACGGCGCAGGGCCTCAACATTCAGCCGTCGGACAACATCGACATGCTGCGTGCACTTGGCCGCGACTGGCGGGTCATCAAGCGTACGCGGGTCGAAACCATTTACGGCTTGGTTGAACTGATGGACCGGGCGCTGGCCGCGGCCCCCCAGTTTTCCGAAAAGGCGCTGATTCTTTATGGCGCCAAGGACGACATCATTCCCGGCCGGCCGACGTTCGAGATGGTACGCCGCCTTCCGGCCGCCGCCAAGGATCGCCAGACCTTCGCCCTCTACGACGGCGGCTATCACATGCTGCTGCGCGACCTCAACGCCGAGACCGTGTGGCGCGACATCCGCGCCTGGATCGAAAACGCCCAGGCCCCCCCGCCGTCCGGCGCGGACGGGCGGGCGGCCCGGGCGCTTAAGACATCTCCCTAG
- a CDS encoding ABC transporter ATP-binding protein, with protein MTVQTSDTARSQPEFAVEISHLRKVYGRGGNVPGDTGQTVAALKDLSLNVPRGSFFALLGPNGAGKSTLINILSGLVIKSSGQARVWGHDIDRDMRAARLSLGVVPQELNLDPFFTPRELLEVQAGLFGVPVSRRRSDDILAAVGLADKANAYARSLSGGMRRRMLVAKAMVHSPPVLILDEPTAGVDVELRRQLWVTMRDLNARGTTILLTTHYLEEAQALCDRVAIINHGELVACDDTAALLARLDSKEMLITVDRDITDVPEILSTFRTELPTPRQISVSFPPSQAHSGQIIAAMQDAGYVITNLTTKEAALEDVFLRLTSGGPTDGDRAAAGQ; from the coding sequence ATGACGGTCCAAACTTCCGATACCGCCCGGAGCCAGCCTGAATTCGCGGTGGAAATCAGCCATTTACGTAAGGTCTACGGGCGCGGCGGCAATGTGCCCGGGGACACGGGCCAGACCGTGGCGGCGCTCAAGGACCTTTCGCTGAACGTGCCCCGGGGCTCGTTTTTCGCGCTGTTGGGGCCCAACGGGGCGGGCAAATCGACACTCATCAACATTTTGTCGGGTTTGGTCATCAAATCCTCGGGCCAGGCCCGGGTGTGGGGCCATGACATTGACCGTGACATGCGGGCGGCGCGGTTGTCACTCGGCGTGGTGCCCCAGGAACTGAACCTGGACCCGTTTTTCACACCGCGCGAATTGCTGGAGGTTCAGGCCGGCCTGTTCGGCGTGCCGGTCAGCCGTCGTCGCTCCGACGACATTCTCGCAGCCGTTGGCCTGGCCGACAAAGCAAATGCTTATGCCCGCTCGTTGTCGGGCGGCATGCGCCGGCGCATGCTGGTCGCCAAGGCCATGGTCCATTCGCCGCCGGTGCTGATCCTGGACGAGCCCACGGCGGGGGTCGATGTGGAACTGCGCCGCCAGCTTTGGGTCACCATGCGCGATCTCAACGCGCGCGGCACGACGATCCTGCTGACCACCCATTATTTGGAGGAAGCCCAGGCGCTGTGTGACCGGGTCGCCATCATCAACCATGGTGAGCTGGTCGCCTGCGATGATACGGCAGCGCTGCTGGCGCGCCTGGATTCCAAGGAAATGCTGATCACCGTCGACCGCGACATCACCGATGTGCCGGAAATTCTGAGCACGTTCCGCACGGAATTGCCCACGCCCCGGCAGATTTCCGTGTCCTTTCCGCCGTCGCAGGCCCATTCGGGCCAAATCATCGCCGCTATGCAGGATGCGGGCTACGTCATCACCAATCTCACGACCAAGGAAGCGGCGCTGGAAGACGTGTTCCTGCGCCTGACGTCCGGCGGCCCCACGGACGGCGACCGGGCGGCCGCCGGGCAATGA
- a CDS encoding zinc-finger domain-containing protein: protein MDPEEPIYVDTPIVACDGGGGALGHPKVFLKFDEEAEVVCPYCSKRYLLNPDAPVASHGH from the coding sequence ATGGACCCGGAAGAACCCATCTACGTGGACACGCCGATCGTCGCCTGCGACGGAGGCGGCGGCGCGCTGGGCCACCCAAAGGTGTTCCTGAAGTTCGACGAAGAGGCGGAGGTTGTCTGCCCCTATTGCTCAAAACGCTATCTTCTCAACCCTGACGCCCCGGTCGCCAGCCACGGCCACTAG
- a CDS encoding MBL fold metallo-hydrolase, producing the protein MTQSLTFRTPVHAVLATAAVAVVAALSASPAWATGDVKITPLGSHEGEFCRQDRALIFEDPDGTRLLYDPGRTVAGGNDPRLGKIDAVLVSHMHGDHAGDRHLPAPGAGTCAKPDVSAKATPNTSAVNIALATGAKIVTGSEMPKFFAGKLKALGGDPKKSVLVRFGASTAVGGVTITTVPAVHSNGVAGAMVGGDLGKMLDASGLTAYAGPSTGYVLTFSNGLVTYLSGDTGMTAEQKTVVGDHYKAQLAVMNIGDTYTTGPMEAAYVINDLIKPASVIASHANETGTEGGKVVGKRTLTFIKAAKVPVHVPLSGNTMSFDGAGKCTAGC; encoded by the coding sequence ATGACACAGAGCCTTACGTTCCGCACGCCCGTCCACGCCGTTCTGGCCACGGCCGCCGTCGCCGTTGTTGCCGCCCTGTCCGCCAGCCCCGCCTGGGCCACGGGCGACGTGAAGATCACCCCGCTTGGCAGCCACGAAGGTGAGTTCTGCCGCCAGGACCGGGCCTTGATTTTCGAGGATCCTGACGGCACGCGGCTGCTTTATGATCCGGGCCGCACGGTTGCGGGGGGCAACGACCCGCGCCTGGGCAAGATCGACGCCGTCCTGGTCAGCCATATGCACGGCGACCACGCGGGCGACCGCCACCTGCCCGCCCCGGGGGCCGGGACCTGCGCCAAGCCCGACGTTTCAGCCAAGGCGACACCCAACACAAGCGCCGTCAACATCGCGCTGGCGACCGGAGCGAAGATCGTCACCGGTTCCGAAATGCCCAAGTTCTTCGCGGGCAAGCTGAAGGCGTTGGGCGGGGACCCCAAGAAATCCGTGCTGGTACGTTTCGGCGCCTCGACTGCCGTCGGCGGCGTCACCATCACCACCGTGCCGGCCGTCCATTCCAACGGCGTCGCCGGCGCCATGGTCGGCGGTGATCTCGGCAAGATGCTGGATGCGTCGGGGCTGACCGCCTACGCCGGGCCGTCCACGGGCTACGTGCTGACCTTTTCCAACGGCCTGGTCACCTATCTCTCCGGCGACACCGGCATGACGGCGGAACAGAAAACCGTGGTCGGCGATCACTACAAGGCCCAGTTGGCGGTCATGAACATCGGCGACACCTACACCACCGGCCCCATGGAGGCGGCCTATGTCATCAACGACCTGATCAAACCGGCCTCCGTCATCGCGTCCCACGCCAACGAGACGGGCACCGAGGGCGGCAAGGTCGTCGGCAAGCGGACCCTGACCTTCATCAAGGCGGCCAAGGTGCCGGTGCACGTGCCCCTGAGCGGCAACACGATGTCGTTCGACGGGGCCGGCAAATGCACGGCCGGCTGTTGA